One Niallia circulans DNA segment encodes these proteins:
- a CDS encoding ABC transporter ATP-binding protein: MSHVVPLLKIEDLQVDFATHKGTVSALDGVSFELQEGEILGVVGESGCGKSVTAEAILQLLDEDSTFYDGKIMFNGENLLEYNKKKLEKLRGNDIAMIFQDPMSSLNPVMPIGKQIAESILIHQSTSKKESYRKAVELLRLTGIPSPEQRAKEYPHELSGGMRQRVMIAMALSCQPKLLIADEPTTALDVTIQAQILELITSFQKQLNMGIILITHDFGVIANMCTKVAVMYLGQVIEETDVKTLFKRPFHPYTIGLMKSVPQIEGERVEQLPSIAGTVPSLFQIPAGCRFAPRCKYASSTCESSMPSLETVENNHRVRCWHYDEVLKGETIYAD; the protein is encoded by the coding sequence ATGAGCCACGTTGTTCCATTACTTAAAATAGAAGATTTGCAAGTAGACTTTGCCACACATAAGGGAACGGTTTCTGCTTTAGATGGGGTCTCCTTCGAACTGCAGGAAGGCGAGATATTAGGTGTAGTTGGAGAATCCGGCTGCGGAAAAAGCGTTACAGCAGAAGCCATCCTGCAATTGCTCGATGAAGATAGCACCTTTTATGATGGAAAGATTATGTTTAATGGGGAAAACCTTTTGGAGTATAACAAGAAAAAGCTGGAGAAATTACGCGGCAATGATATTGCCATGATCTTTCAAGATCCAATGTCCTCACTCAATCCCGTTATGCCGATTGGCAAACAAATCGCAGAATCGATTCTTATTCATCAATCGACATCAAAAAAGGAATCGTATAGGAAAGCAGTCGAACTTCTGAGACTTACCGGAATCCCTTCGCCTGAGCAAAGAGCAAAGGAATATCCTCATGAGCTTTCCGGAGGGATGCGTCAGCGGGTTATGATTGCGATGGCTTTGTCATGTCAGCCTAAGCTGCTGATTGCGGATGAACCGACAACTGCATTAGATGTGACCATCCAGGCGCAAATATTAGAATTAATTACCTCTTTTCAAAAACAATTGAATATGGGGATTATCCTTATCACACATGATTTTGGTGTAATTGCTAATATGTGTACAAAAGTAGCTGTTATGTATTTAGGGCAAGTAATCGAAGAAACAGATGTCAAAACTCTCTTTAAACGGCCATTTCATCCATACACAATTGGTTTAATGAAATCTGTGCCGCAAATTGAAGGCGAACGCGTTGAACAGTTACCGAGCATTGCAGGCACTGTTCCATCCCTATTTCAAATTCCAGCCGGCTGCAGGTTCGCACCGAGATGCAAGTATGCAAGCAGCACATGTGAAAGCAGCATGCCTTCATTGGAAACAGTCGAAAACAACCATCGTGTCCGGTGCTGGCACTATGATGAAGTGTTGAAAGGAGAAACAATTTATGCAGATTGA
- a CDS encoding NAD-dependent epimerase/dehydratase family protein, translated as MKKKVTIIGGAGTIGSILYRGLGSKYHIVILDKKAPEKAEEFIEVDATDYDSLCSSIPKDSDALINLLTMKSHNDLQDIQEFQNMTKLHFMASFYVMHAAITLDIPKIVYASSNHTTDYYEKDGYSTLGREVTTADYPYSNGLYGVLKLASENIGHILSHQTDNNLSLINLRIGSVHPDEMKAVTEDERLHRTLLTHEDTVQLFDLALESKVRYGTYFGVSDNPQKPWSTSNVFEQLGFISRSNAFDVLKKDKNL; from the coding sequence ATGAAAAAGAAAGTTACCATTATTGGCGGTGCCGGCACGATTGGATCGATTTTATATCGTGGTCTTGGCAGTAAATACCATATTGTTATCCTTGATAAAAAAGCCCCTGAAAAAGCAGAAGAATTTATTGAGGTGGATGCAACCGATTATGACTCGCTCTGCAGCAGCATCCCAAAAGATTCAGATGCATTAATTAATTTACTAACTATGAAATCGCATAACGATTTACAGGATATACAAGAATTTCAAAACATGACAAAGCTTCATTTTATGGCTTCTTTTTATGTCATGCATGCCGCTATTACATTAGATATTCCTAAGATTGTCTATGCGAGCAGCAATCATACGACTGATTATTACGAGAAAGATGGCTATTCAACGTTAGGAAGGGAAGTTACGACAGCGGATTATCCTTACTCCAACGGCTTATATGGTGTGTTGAAGCTGGCTTCTGAAAATATTGGCCATATTCTTTCCCATCAAACCGATAACAATTTATCGCTAATAAATTTACGGATTGGAAGTGTTCATCCAGATGAAATGAAGGCGGTAACAGAAGACGAGCGGCTGCATAGAACATTGCTAACACATGAGGATACAGTCCAGCTTTTTGACCTTGCTCTTGAGTCAAAAGTAAGGTATGGAACTTACTTTGGGGTTTCTGATAATCCTCAAAAACCATGGTCTACATCTAACGTATTTGAACAGCTAGGATTTATCTCAAGGTCCAATGCATTTGATGTATTAAAAAAAGACAAGAATTTATAG
- a CDS encoding ABC transporter ATP-binding protein, translating into MQIEQKPILQVKNLQKYYPVRTSLGKTKAYIKAVEDLSFDIYEGETFGLVGESGCGKSTAGRTLLKLVEPTNGEVIYRGEDIFKLRKSSLKYVRKELQMIFQDPHTSLDPRKKVGYSIEESLAIHNIGSKQKRKSLALEILQKVGFNEEHYYRYPHEFSGGQRQRIGIARSLVLQPKLIICDEPVSALDVSIQAQIVNLLKSLQKELNLSYVFISHDLSVVRHIADKVGVMYLGNLVEQASTEELFSDPLHPYTKSLISAVPLLNPESKREKIAIQGEIPSPLNPPSGCVFHTRCPFAFERCKTEVPKNNNIHNNRAVKCHLYDE; encoded by the coding sequence ATGCAGATTGAACAAAAACCGATTCTGCAGGTGAAAAATCTGCAAAAATATTATCCTGTCAGAACATCATTAGGGAAAACAAAGGCTTATATTAAAGCAGTTGAAGACCTGTCCTTTGACATATATGAAGGCGAAACGTTTGGATTGGTGGGCGAGTCAGGCTGTGGAAAAAGCACCGCTGGTAGAACACTCTTAAAGCTTGTTGAGCCGACAAATGGCGAGGTTATTTATCGGGGTGAAGATATTTTTAAGCTAAGAAAATCCTCGTTAAAGTATGTTCGTAAGGAGCTGCAAATGATTTTTCAGGATCCTCATACCTCACTAGATCCACGCAAAAAAGTCGGCTATTCGATTGAAGAATCACTTGCTATTCATAACATAGGCTCTAAACAAAAACGCAAAAGCCTTGCATTAGAAATTTTGCAAAAGGTCGGCTTTAACGAAGAACATTATTACCGGTATCCTCATGAATTTTCCGGCGGACAAAGGCAGCGAATCGGGATTGCCCGCTCTCTGGTTCTACAGCCGAAACTAATTATTTGTGATGAACCTGTATCGGCCCTTGATGTTTCCATCCAAGCACAAATTGTTAATCTGTTGAAAAGTCTGCAAAAGGAACTGAACTTGTCCTATGTATTTATATCACATGACTTAAGTGTTGTCAGACATATTGCCGATAAAGTCGGGGTCATGTATTTAGGAAATCTTGTCGAACAAGCTTCAACAGAGGAATTATTTTCAGACCCATTACATCCGTACACGAAATCCTTAATTTCAGCAGTTCCATTGTTAAATCCGGAGAGCAAACGTGAAAAAATAGCGATACAAGGAGAAATTCCCTCTCCCCTTAATCCGCCGTCAGGATGTGTATTTCACACAAGATGCCCGTTCGCCTTCGAGCGCTGCAAAACCGAAGTGCCGAAAAACAACAATATACATAATAACCGTGCCGTTAAATGCCATCTATACGATGAATAG
- a CDS encoding ABC transporter permease, which translates to MSESTKVLVNKPIAINNTVKKKSRFFSNRLLLTGSILLVITTFIGVFASFLSPYEILEIDPKNRLAAPSNAHWFGTDNFGRDVFSRTMYGVRISLLIGVTVTLVASVIGLTVGLLASYYKLLDHIFMRICDGLFAFPSILLAIAIMSALGPKSINVIIALVLVFIPSIARIVRSAALVVKEKVFIEALQAQGASSFRILFMHIAPNILAPLIVQVTFVFAVTILTEASLSFLGAGIPAPLPSLGNMLYDGKLAIYNAWWMTVFPGLFIILIVLGLNLFGDGLRDHLDPKSKLSVKRRKRR; encoded by the coding sequence ATGTCAGAAAGCACAAAAGTACTAGTTAATAAACCTATAGCTATTAATAATACTGTCAAAAAAAAGAGCCGCTTTTTTTCGAACAGATTGCTGCTTACTGGTAGTATTCTGTTAGTTATCACCACCTTTATAGGAGTGTTCGCCTCCTTTCTTTCTCCGTATGAGATATTAGAAATCGACCCAAAAAACCGCTTGGCTGCACCATCTAATGCCCATTGGTTTGGTACAGATAATTTCGGGAGAGATGTGTTTAGCAGAACGATGTACGGTGTTCGCATATCTTTGCTAATTGGGGTTACTGTCACCTTGGTTGCATCTGTTATCGGCCTGACTGTTGGACTCTTGGCTTCTTATTATAAGCTGCTGGACCATATATTTATGAGGATATGTGACGGCCTGTTCGCTTTTCCGTCGATTTTACTTGCAATTGCCATTATGTCCGCACTTGGTCCAAAATCAATTAACGTTATCATTGCGCTAGTCCTTGTCTTCATCCCTTCTATAGCAAGAATTGTCCGTTCCGCTGCATTAGTTGTGAAAGAAAAGGTATTTATCGAGGCACTACAGGCACAAGGTGCGAGTTCATTTCGAATTCTCTTTATGCATATCGCCCCAAATATTCTTGCTCCGCTCATTGTCCAAGTGACATTTGTCTTTGCAGTCACTATTTTGACAGAAGCATCGCTCAGCTTTCTTGGAGCCGGGATTCCTGCTCCCCTTCCAAGCCTTGGGAATATGCTTTATGACGGAAAGCTTGCGATCTATAACGCTTGGTGGATGACCGTATTTCCTGGCCTTTTCATCATTTTAATCGTGCTTGGGCTTAACCTGTTCGGCGATGGCTTAAGAGATCATCTTGATCCGAAAAGCAAACTTTCAGTGAAAAGGAGAAAAAGAAGATGA
- a CDS encoding ABC transporter substrate-binding protein has translation MKKTKYKWLSLLLVLFVIGGCSSNKGTTRSSSNTNDAVQDGGTLNIAFQSEPTTLDPQITGNSSVKDATRSIYEKLVILDDSGNVVPDLAEKIDLSDDKKVYTFQLRKGVKFHNGKEMTADDVEASINRWIKLSSLGKTNFIGASVKKTDDYTVELHLKTPNVNTLALLADPIPAAAIMPKEIIENAPDEGATEYVGTGPYKIKEWKQNQYLTLEKFADYSSEGRELKKEPHVDEIKISFITDESTRISGLTTGQFDIALGISSDNAQQVEGAQTASIKKAPGGFLGLFYNSQEGFFKNLNARKAVNAVINSEDILSSSYGSADFYELTSSIVNKQFPNYYSEAGSEEYNQHDQDKAKEYLKEAGYNGQEIKILSSRDYQDQYNTAVVVQQELEDIGVKVKLEVYDWATFGEKLTDTSSWDLYPVDWAARSTIFQGFWTSYGAPVEESTKYLDAIKASDDVENARPAIDAAQQYVWDTLPFTLIGHKVALNAVANKVEGYDFNLGPVFYNISLNNH, from the coding sequence TTGAAAAAAACAAAGTACAAATGGCTGTCACTATTACTTGTTCTATTCGTCATTGGAGGCTGCAGCAGCAATAAGGGTACAACACGCAGCTCTAGTAATACGAATGATGCTGTTCAAGATGGAGGAACGTTAAATATCGCTTTTCAAAGTGAACCCACAACACTTGATCCGCAAATAACAGGAAACTCCAGTGTTAAGGATGCAACACGCAGCATATATGAAAAGCTCGTCATTCTCGATGATAGTGGCAATGTTGTTCCTGACTTAGCGGAAAAGATTGATTTAAGTGATGACAAGAAGGTATATACATTCCAATTGCGTAAAGGCGTGAAGTTTCATAATGGCAAGGAAATGACTGCTGATGATGTGGAGGCCTCTATTAATAGATGGATTAAGCTTTCATCCTTAGGTAAAACAAACTTTATTGGCGCAAGCGTAAAAAAAACAGACGACTATACAGTGGAGCTCCATTTAAAAACACCTAATGTGAATACACTTGCACTGCTTGCAGATCCAATTCCGGCAGCTGCAATTATGCCGAAGGAAATTATCGAAAATGCTCCTGACGAAGGTGCAACAGAGTATGTCGGTACAGGACCTTACAAGATAAAGGAATGGAAGCAAAATCAGTACTTAACTTTAGAAAAGTTTGCTGACTATTCCTCAGAAGGCCGTGAGCTTAAGAAAGAGCCTCATGTAGATGAAATTAAAATCAGCTTTATTACAGACGAATCAACTAGAATTTCCGGATTAACAACAGGCCAATTTGATATTGCATTAGGAATATCCAGTGATAATGCACAACAAGTGGAAGGAGCACAAACTGCCTCCATTAAAAAAGCACCTGGTGGTTTTCTTGGTCTTTTCTACAATTCCCAAGAAGGTTTCTTTAAGAATTTGAACGCAAGAAAAGCAGTCAATGCGGTGATAAATTCTGAGGATATCCTTTCAAGCTCCTATGGCAGTGCTGATTTCTATGAGTTGACTTCTTCGATTGTTAATAAGCAGTTCCCTAACTATTACAGTGAAGCAGGCAGTGAGGAGTATAACCAGCATGATCAGGATAAAGCGAAGGAATATTTAAAGGAAGCCGGCTATAACGGACAAGAAATTAAAATTTTATCTTCTCGTGACTATCAGGATCAATACAATACTGCTGTTGTTGTACAGCAAGAATTAGAGGATATTGGTGTCAAAGTAAAACTGGAAGTCTATGATTGGGCAACATTTGGTGAAAAATTAACTGACACAAGCAGTTGGGATCTTTATCCTGTTGACTGGGCAGCACGTTCAACTATCTTCCAAGGCTTCTGGACATCTTATGGTGCACCTGTTGAAGAATCTACTAAGTACTTAGATGCTATTAAGGCCTCAGATGATGTGGAGAATGCAAGACCTGCGATTGATGCTGCTCAGCAGTATGTGTGGGATACTCTTCCATTCACATTAATTGGCCATAAGGTCGCACTTAATGCTGTTGCCAATAAAGTAGAAGGCTATGATTTCAATCTCGGACCAGTCTTCTACAATATCAGTCTCAATAACCATTAA
- a CDS encoding ABC transporter permease, translating into MGGYIIRRLLSLIPVLLVVAVVVFLIIHITPGNPAMIILGEGATPEQITELNQKLGLDKPLIAQFFIWLANIAQGDFGNSYFLGKPVLIAFLENAGPTLSLAILSQLIGVTIALIFGIVAAKNQGRMKDDLISGTSLIGISIPSFLLGSFLIMIFAVQLKVLPVSGYAPLSQGLWEHLKYLILPAITLGTIQAALITRMTRSSLLDTLSENFIKTAKAKGVNERAILLKHTLRVAFLPILTVIGESFAGLITGAAVTESLFNIPGLGQLIVASINRRDYAVIQGAVLMITVVYVLMNLLVDLLYAVIDPRVRNSYQA; encoded by the coding sequence ATGGGCGGATATATTATAAGACGGCTTTTGTCGCTCATCCCCGTACTGTTAGTCGTTGCTGTCGTCGTTTTTCTTATCATTCATATTACGCCTGGTAACCCTGCCATGATTATATTGGGCGAAGGTGCAACTCCTGAACAAATCACAGAGCTTAATCAAAAGCTTGGTCTTGATAAACCATTAATAGCGCAGTTTTTTATTTGGCTGGCTAATATTGCACAAGGTGACTTTGGCAACTCTTATTTTCTTGGAAAACCTGTCCTAATAGCATTTTTGGAAAATGCAGGACCAACGCTTTCACTTGCCATCCTATCACAGCTAATCGGTGTCACCATTGCCCTTATCTTCGGTATTGTTGCAGCAAAAAACCAAGGTCGCATGAAGGATGATCTTATTTCTGGAACGAGCTTAATCGGTATTTCGATTCCCAGCTTTTTATTAGGCTCCTTTCTCATCATGATCTTTGCTGTGCAACTGAAGGTTCTGCCAGTCTCAGGCTATGCTCCTCTTAGTCAAGGGTTATGGGAGCATTTAAAGTATCTTATTTTGCCTGCTATCACTCTCGGCACAATCCAAGCCGCTCTTATTACAAGGATGACAAGGTCCTCCCTGCTTGATACCCTTTCGGAAAATTTTATTAAAACAGCGAAGGCAAAAGGTGTTAATGAAAGAGCAATCTTGCTCAAACATACATTAAGAGTTGCCTTCCTTCCAATTTTAACTGTTATTGGTGAGTCATTTGCAGGTCTCATCACTGGTGCTGCTGTGACGGAATCATTATTTAATATACCTGGACTTGGCCAATTGATTGTTGCTTCCATTAATCGCCGTGATTATGCAGTCATTCAAGGAGCTGTTTTAATGATTACCGTTGTTTATGTGCTGATGAACCTGCTCGTTGATTTGTTATATGCAGTCATTGATCCGCGCGTTCGAAACTCTTATCAAGCTTAA
- a CDS encoding glycoside hydrolase family 43 protein, translated as MYRTKVENPILPGFNPDPNVLKVEDTYYIAVSSFEWLPGVRIYQSNDLVNWKHETDILTDQVDLRGNPQNGSIWAPQISYSDGLFYLIYTDVKSTKRPFKDSHNYLITAPSINGPWSKPVYLNSSGFDPSLYHDTDGRKWLLNEIWDYRLTTGNKSAGIVMQEFDGEKEALIGPVFKIFDGTELAKTEAPHLYRHGEYYYLITAEGGTGSSHAVTVCRSTEITGPYELDPHYPMLTAKDKPASPLQCSGHGSIVQTSTGQWYMVYLCTRPLQGNAAILGRETAIQEVYWTEDGWLRLAMGGDGPLQETEIVTIDKVEQKKHTDFKDDFNNALEKEWNTLRIQADETWCDLKSRNSYLRMHAGESIQSLFEHHLLAVRQKDFHFTAETKLDYTPKTYNQMAGLLLYLNDSNYLYTYLTYDEEAGRVIRLMKCADGEFTLSPVCIKMGEGEVKFKVEVNGPVANFYYQIEIGDSAAWQQIGVDEDVMFLSGGFTGNFVGIAVHDMDKKASSYADFDYFEYCGFDYK; from the coding sequence ATGTATCGAACAAAAGTCGAAAATCCAATATTGCCAGGATTTAATCCAGACCCCAATGTCCTTAAGGTCGAGGATACTTATTATATTGCTGTTTCTTCCTTTGAATGGCTGCCAGGAGTACGAATTTATCAATCAAATGATTTGGTTAATTGGAAGCATGAAACAGATATCTTAACGGATCAAGTAGATTTACGGGGGAACCCGCAGAACGGCAGTATTTGGGCACCGCAAATTAGTTATTCAGATGGGCTGTTTTATTTAATCTATACGGATGTGAAAAGTACGAAACGGCCGTTTAAGGATTCACACAATTACTTAATTACCGCACCAAGTATTAATGGTCCATGGTCAAAGCCGGTCTATTTAAACAGCAGTGGCTTCGATCCGTCTTTATATCATGATACGGATGGACGGAAATGGTTGTTAAATGAAATTTGGGATTATCGACTGACAACTGGCAATAAATCAGCGGGAATAGTCATGCAAGAATTTGACGGAGAGAAAGAAGCTTTAATCGGTCCAGTCTTCAAAATATTTGATGGCACAGAATTAGCCAAAACAGAAGCTCCTCATCTATACCGCCACGGTGAATATTACTATTTAATTACCGCAGAAGGTGGCACTGGGTCAAGTCATGCTGTGACAGTATGCAGGTCAACGGAAATTACAGGTCCATATGAACTCGATCCCCATTATCCAATGCTGACTGCAAAAGATAAACCAGCTTCTCCATTACAATGCTCTGGTCACGGCAGCATTGTGCAAACATCTACAGGACAATGGTATATGGTGTATTTATGTACACGGCCATTGCAAGGAAATGCCGCTATCCTTGGACGAGAAACGGCCATCCAGGAGGTTTATTGGACGGAAGACGGCTGGCTGCGATTAGCAATGGGCGGCGATGGTCCACTGCAAGAAACAGAGATTGTAACTATCGACAAGGTTGAACAAAAAAAACATACCGATTTTAAAGATGATTTTAACAATGCACTTGAAAAAGAGTGGAATACATTACGGATTCAAGCAGATGAAACATGGTGCGATTTAAAGAGCCGCAATAGCTATCTACGAATGCACGCTGGTGAATCCATCCAATCTTTATTTGAGCACCACCTCCTTGCAGTCCGCCAAAAGGATTTTCATTTCACTGCTGAAACTAAGCTAGACTACACACCAAAAACCTATAACCAAATGGCTGGGTTGCTTCTCTATCTTAACGATAGTAACTATCTGTATACCTACTTAACATACGATGAAGAAGCTGGACGTGTCATCCGCCTGATGAAATGCGCTGATGGGGAATTTACATTAAGTCCAGTGTGTATAAAGATGGGGGAAGGAGAGGTTAAGTTTAAGGTAGAAGTCAATGGTCCAGTTGCTAATTTTTATTATCAAATCGAAATCGGTGATAGCGCTGCTTGGCAGCAAATTGGTGTTGATGAGGATGTGATGTTCCTATCTGGAGGATTTACCGGCAATTTTGTTGGAATTGCTGTCCATGATATGGATAAAAAAGCTAGTTCTTATGCGGATTTTGATTACTTTGAGTATTGTGGGTTTGATTATAAATAA
- a CDS encoding sulfite exporter TauE/SafE family protein produces MKKLIIFAFIGLLAQLIDGSLGMAYGVTSSSLLLTFGIAPAVASASVHLAEVVTTAASGASHIKFGNVDKQTVYRLIIPGSIGAFLGATFLSNLPGDIAKPYISLFLLILGLYVLVRFLFNFRPSEEKKKLSLSRKQSIPLGLIAGFADATGGGGWGPIATPVLLSKKGISPRKVVGTVDTSEFAIAVSATLGFFISLGWEQVNWLWVGALMIGGIIAAPIAAWLVRKLHAQLMGVLVGGFIILVNARTLVTSWIENEAAYPYVYAIIIVVWIASIIYAVNKIKSYKKQSNPNISA; encoded by the coding sequence ATGAAAAAATTAATCATCTTTGCGTTTATCGGGCTGTTAGCACAATTAATCGATGGTTCACTTGGAATGGCCTATGGCGTAACATCTTCTTCGCTCTTGCTTACATTTGGAATAGCACCTGCTGTTGCATCTGCTTCTGTTCACTTGGCTGAAGTCGTCACTACTGCCGCATCTGGCGCATCTCATATTAAGTTTGGCAATGTTGATAAGCAAACAGTTTATCGTTTGATTATTCCAGGCTCCATTGGGGCATTCTTAGGGGCAACTTTTTTAAGCAATCTTCCAGGTGATATAGCAAAACCGTATATCTCCTTGTTCCTATTAATATTGGGACTATACGTGTTAGTGCGCTTTTTGTTCAACTTCCGTCCATCAGAAGAGAAAAAGAAGCTGTCATTAAGCCGTAAACAATCAATTCCGTTAGGACTTATTGCTGGATTTGCCGACGCTACAGGAGGCGGCGGTTGGGGACCGATTGCAACTCCCGTTTTATTATCAAAAAAAGGCATCAGCCCTCGTAAAGTTGTTGGTACTGTTGATACAAGTGAGTTCGCAATTGCAGTATCTGCAACGCTTGGATTCTTTATATCCCTTGGCTGGGAGCAGGTAAACTGGCTGTGGGTTGGCGCGTTGATGATTGGCGGCATTATTGCGGCACCAATTGCAGCATGGCTTGTCCGCAAGTTGCATGCACAGCTGATGGGCGTGTTGGTCGGCGGATTTATTATCTTAGTGAATGCTCGTACACTTGTAACTTCATGGATAGAAAATGAAGCAGCATATCCATATGTTTATGCGATTATCATTGTCGTTTGGATTGCCTCGATTATCTATGCTGTTAATAAAATTAAGTCTTATAAGAAACAAAGCAATCCTAATATTTCTGCCTAA
- a CDS encoding LLM class flavin-dependent oxidoreductase — MSKKKQIQFGVMLHGPGGHMNAWKDESVPADASVNIEYYQSIIKQAEEAGFTFAFVADGLFINEKSIPHFLNRFEPLTILSALATITKNIGLVGTVSTSYSEPFTIARQFASLDKLSGGRAGWNVVTSPLEGSAENYSKGDHPHHALRYEIAEEYLQVAQGLWDSWDDDAFVRDRKTGQFFDPEKLHTLNHTGKHFSVKGPLNIERSKQGQPVIFQAGSSEAGKNLAAKDADAVFTNSSSFEQAKAFYDDVKSRAEQLGRSKDEIKIFPGIHPIAGRTMEEAEEKYAAIQNLVSIEDALNYLGRFFDHFDFSAFPLDEPFPEIGDVGANSFRSTTDSIKKLAKENNLTLREVALQVTTPKSAFFGTYEQVADQLIEWVDGGAADGFIYGAPVLGNGLSDWIENVLPILESRGYYNKAYTGATLRENLGLAYKHSQYEKQPLNQN; from the coding sequence ATGTCAAAGAAAAAACAAATTCAATTTGGTGTTATGCTGCACGGCCCTGGGGGACATATGAACGCATGGAAGGATGAATCTGTACCGGCAGACGCAAGTGTTAATATTGAATATTATCAATCGATCATAAAGCAGGCAGAAGAAGCAGGCTTCACGTTCGCATTTGTGGCAGACGGTTTATTTATAAATGAAAAATCGATTCCTCATTTCTTAAACAGATTTGAGCCGCTAACAATATTATCGGCTCTTGCGACCATTACGAAGAATATTGGTTTAGTTGGGACGGTATCTACTTCTTATAGTGAACCATTCACGATTGCCCGCCAGTTTGCTTCATTAGATAAGCTCAGCGGTGGCAGAGCAGGCTGGAATGTTGTGACATCTCCATTAGAAGGCTCTGCTGAAAATTATAGTAAAGGAGACCACCCGCACCATGCGTTAAGATATGAAATTGCCGAAGAGTACCTCCAAGTGGCACAGGGCTTGTGGGATTCCTGGGACGATGACGCATTTGTAAGAGACCGCAAAACAGGGCAATTCTTCGATCCAGAAAAGCTGCATACATTAAACCATACTGGCAAGCATTTCTCCGTTAAAGGACCGTTAAATATTGAACGCTCTAAGCAAGGGCAGCCGGTTATCTTTCAAGCTGGGTCATCGGAAGCAGGAAAAAACCTTGCCGCAAAGGATGCTGATGCCGTTTTTACAAATTCGAGTTCCTTTGAACAAGCAAAGGCATTTTACGATGATGTGAAAAGTCGTGCAGAGCAGCTCGGCAGAAGCAAGGATGAAATAAAAATTTTCCCTGGCATTCACCCGATTGCAGGCAGAACAATGGAAGAGGCAGAAGAAAAGTATGCAGCAATTCAAAACCTTGTATCCATTGAAGATGCATTGAACTACTTAGGAAGATTCTTTGACCATTTTGATTTCAGTGCTTTTCCACTTGATGAGCCTTTTCCTGAAATCGGGGATGTCGGAGCGAACAGCTTCCGCTCCACAACAGACAGCATCAAAAAACTGGCGAAAGAAAACAACCTGACTTTAAGAGAGGTTGCACTGCAAGTGACAACACCGAAAAGTGCGTTCTTTGGAACATATGAACAAGTGGCAGACCAGTTAATTGAATGGGTAGACGGCGGAGCAGCAGATGGCTTCATTTACGGTGCACCTGTACTTGGTAACGGCTTATCTGATTGGATCGAAAATGTTTTGCCTATTTTGGAAAGCAGGGGCTATTACAATAAAGCGTATACTGGTGCAACACTCAGAGAGAATTTAGGGTTAGCTTACAAGCACAGTCAATACGAAAAACAGCCGCTTAATCAAAACTAA